From a single Mesorhizobium shangrilense genomic region:
- a CDS encoding bifunctional folylpolyglutamate synthase/dihydrofolate synthase, with translation MTTLAADREIEALMALHPKGFDLSLDRITRLLDRLGNPQDRLPPVIHIAGTNGKGSCAAFSRALLESAGYRVHVHTSPHLVSWHERYRLAADGGGKLVEDKVFAEAIARVAKANDGQKITVFEILTAVTFVLFSEHPADAAIIEVGLGGRFDATNVVKEPAVSVIMPVSLDHEAYLGDRVELIAAEKAGIMKRGCPVVIGAQESETAQQVLIETAERLDCPDFVYGQDFLAYEENGRMVYQDEDGLMDLPPPRLPGRHQFANAAAAIAAVKAAGFQISHRAAEKAMTSVAWPGRMQKLAQGKLAELAPKGADIWLDGGHNPGAGVVVAEALAEQEEKNPRPLFLISGMINTKDQSGYFRAFKGLARHVYTVPVSMSDAGVPNDELAIRATEAGLSAEPVSSVASALMLLRDTWDGPAPRILIGGSLYLAGAVLAENGTPPT, from the coding sequence ATGACGACGCTCGCCGCCGACCGCGAAATCGAAGCCCTGATGGCGCTTCACCCGAAAGGCTTCGACCTTTCGCTCGACCGCATTACGCGGCTGCTGGATCGGCTGGGCAATCCGCAGGACCGGCTGCCACCAGTCATTCATATCGCCGGCACCAACGGCAAGGGCTCCTGCGCCGCCTTTTCGCGGGCCCTGCTCGAATCCGCCGGCTATCGCGTCCATGTCCACACCTCGCCGCATCTGGTGAGCTGGCACGAACGCTACCGGCTGGCCGCCGATGGCGGTGGCAAACTGGTCGAGGACAAGGTCTTCGCCGAAGCTATCGCCCGTGTCGCCAAGGCCAATGACGGCCAGAAGATAACCGTCTTCGAAATCCTGACCGCCGTTACCTTCGTGCTTTTTTCCGAACATCCGGCGGACGCCGCCATCATCGAGGTGGGTCTCGGCGGCCGCTTCGATGCCACCAATGTCGTCAAGGAACCCGCCGTCTCGGTGATCATGCCGGTGTCGCTCGACCACGAGGCCTATCTTGGCGACCGGGTCGAGCTGATCGCCGCCGAAAAGGCCGGGATCATGAAGCGCGGCTGCCCGGTCGTCATCGGCGCCCAGGAAAGCGAGACTGCGCAGCAGGTTCTCATCGAGACCGCCGAACGGCTCGACTGTCCCGACTTCGTCTACGGCCAGGATTTCCTCGCCTATGAGGAAAACGGCCGCATGGTCTATCAGGACGAAGACGGGTTGATGGACCTGCCGCCGCCTCGCCTGCCTGGGCGCCATCAGTTCGCCAACGCGGCGGCGGCGATCGCGGCGGTCAAAGCGGCGGGATTCCAGATCAGCCACCGCGCCGCTGAAAAGGCAATGACAAGCGTCGCCTGGCCCGGCCGGATGCAGAAGCTGGCGCAGGGCAAGCTGGCGGAGCTGGCGCCGAAGGGCGCCGACATCTGGCTCGACGGCGGCCACAATCCGGGCGCCGGCGTCGTGGTTGCCGAAGCGCTGGCCGAGCAGGAAGAAAAGAACCCGCGTCCGCTTTTCCTCATCTCCGGCATGATCAACACCAAGGACCAGAGCGGCTATTTTCGCGCTTTCAAGGGGCTGGCTCGTCACGTCTATACGGTGCCGGTGAGCATGAGCGACGCTGGCGTGCCGAATGATGAACTGGCAATCCGCGCCACGGAGGCTGGCCTGTCGGCCGAGCCGGTGAGTTCCGTCGCCAGCGCGCTGATGCTGCTGCGCGACACCTGGGACGGTCCGGCACCG